One Euwallacea fornicatus isolate EFF26 chromosome 14, ASM4011564v1, whole genome shotgun sequence genomic region harbors:
- the LOC136343280 gene encoding annexin B9-like isoform X1 — translation MGKSPTVFPAGNFDPESDAKTLKEAFKGFGTDEEAVIDILARRSNQQRREIASTFKTMYGKDLQKELKSELRGNFEDVMLALMTDPIEYQAKELHDAISGLGTDETTIVEILGIHNNQDVVNIANAYEGLFQTSLEADIKGDSSGHLKRLLISLANGHRDESEEVNEDSARGDAQSLLQAGELLFAGTDESVFNMILCQRSRPQLRRIFHEYENITGHSIEQAIENEFSGTIKDSLLQLVHCVRDPVDFLATRLHDAMAGIGTDDKTLIRIVVGRSEIDLEEIKDVYNAKYGKSLIERIEQDTSGDYKRSLLTIVG, via the exons ATGGGGAAATCG CCTACGGTGTTTCCAGCAGGAAATTTTGATCCTGAATCAGATGCCAAAACGTTAAAAGAAGCTTTCAAGGGTTTTGGCACAGATGAGGAGGCAGTCATTGATATATTGGCAAGGAGAAGTAACCAGCAACGCAGAGAAATTGcttcaacttttaaaactATGTATGGAAAG GACCTTCAGAAAGAACTCAAATCTGAATTAAGAGGCAATTTTGAGGATGTAATGCTCGCCTTAATGACTGACCCAATTGAATATCAAGCCAAAGAACTACACGACGCTATTAGCGGACTTGGTACCGACGAAACTACTATAGTTGAGATATTAGGCATCCACAATAATCAGGATGTGGTTAATATAGCCAATGCCTATGAAGGAT TGTTTCAGACGTCACTAGAGGCCGACATCAAAGGAGACAGTTCAGGGCATTTGAAACGGTTACTAATCTCTCTTGCCAAC ggtCATCGAGATGAATCAGAGGAAGTCAATGAAGATTCTGCGAGAGGTGATGCTCAATCTCTTTTACAAGCTGGGGAATTGTTGTTTGCGGGAACCGATGAGTCTGTTTTTAACATG ATTCTGTGCCAAAGAAGCCGTCCTCAATTGAGACGAATTTTCCACGAATACGAGAACATCACCGGTCACTCCATAGAGCAGGCCATAGAGAACGAGTTTTCAGGGACTATCAAGGATTCTCTATTGCAGCTGGTGCACTGCGTGCGTGACCCAGTGGACTTTCTAGCCACTAG GCTTCATGATGCGATGGCTGGAATAGGAACAGATGACAAAACTCTTATACGAATAGTTGTGGGAAGGTCAGAAATTGACCTCGAAGAAATAAAAGATGTTTACAATGCAAAATATGGAAAGAGCCTAATTGAGAGGATTGAA cAGGATACTTCAGGAGATTATAAACGATCACTGTTAACCATTGTGGGCTGA
- the LOC136343280 gene encoding annexin B9-like isoform X2: MGKSPTVFPAGNFDPESDAKTLKEAFKGFGTDEEAVIDILARRSNQQRREIASTFKTMYGKDLQKELKSELRGNFEDVMLALMTDPIEYQAKELHDAISGLGTDETTIVEILGIHNNQDVVNIANAYEGLFQTSLEADIKGDSSGHLKRLLISLANGHRDESEEVNEDSARGDAQSLLQAGELLFAGTDESVFNMILCQRSRPQLRRIFHEYENITGHSIEQAIENEFSGTIKDSLLQLVHCVRDPVDFLATRLHDAMAGIGTDDKTLIRIVVGRSEIDLEEIKDVYNAKYGKSLIERIEDTSGDYKRSLLTIVG; this comes from the exons ATGGGGAAATCG CCTACGGTGTTTCCAGCAGGAAATTTTGATCCTGAATCAGATGCCAAAACGTTAAAAGAAGCTTTCAAGGGTTTTGGCACAGATGAGGAGGCAGTCATTGATATATTGGCAAGGAGAAGTAACCAGCAACGCAGAGAAATTGcttcaacttttaaaactATGTATGGAAAG GACCTTCAGAAAGAACTCAAATCTGAATTAAGAGGCAATTTTGAGGATGTAATGCTCGCCTTAATGACTGACCCAATTGAATATCAAGCCAAAGAACTACACGACGCTATTAGCGGACTTGGTACCGACGAAACTACTATAGTTGAGATATTAGGCATCCACAATAATCAGGATGTGGTTAATATAGCCAATGCCTATGAAGGAT TGTTTCAGACGTCACTAGAGGCCGACATCAAAGGAGACAGTTCAGGGCATTTGAAACGGTTACTAATCTCTCTTGCCAAC ggtCATCGAGATGAATCAGAGGAAGTCAATGAAGATTCTGCGAGAGGTGATGCTCAATCTCTTTTACAAGCTGGGGAATTGTTGTTTGCGGGAACCGATGAGTCTGTTTTTAACATG ATTCTGTGCCAAAGAAGCCGTCCTCAATTGAGACGAATTTTCCACGAATACGAGAACATCACCGGTCACTCCATAGAGCAGGCCATAGAGAACGAGTTTTCAGGGACTATCAAGGATTCTCTATTGCAGCTGGTGCACTGCGTGCGTGACCCAGTGGACTTTCTAGCCACTAG GCTTCATGATGCGATGGCTGGAATAGGAACAGATGACAAAACTCTTATACGAATAGTTGTGGGAAGGTCAGAAATTGACCTCGAAGAAATAAAAGATGTTTACAATGCAAAATATGGAAAGAGCCTAATTGAGAGGATTGAA GATACTTCAGGAGATTATAAACGATCACTGTTAACCATTGTGGGCTGA